CTTCGGTAATATGAATTTGCGAAGCGCGGCGATCCGTTTCATTTTGGGTTTTTTCAATGAGTCCCGCTTTAATGAGCTTCGTCGTCAAAACCGTTACGCCACCTGTCGTCACCTTCAGCTTTTCTGCAATGGCAGAAGGGCGCTTTGGTCCATCTGTATGCAAGTAAGCCAAAATTAAAATATGTGATTTCGAGAAGCCTAACTGATTTTGACTGTTCCATTGATTAGCAATTTTGCGTTCCAACGATGTCATCTTTTCAAAAAGTTCGGTTAACTGCTCGCGTTTATGCTCATTCATCAGTGTCAACTCCA
This genomic window from Solibacillus sp. FSL R5-0449 contains:
- a CDS encoding MarR family transcriptional regulator, with the translated sequence MNEHKREQLTELFEKMTSLERKIANQWNSQNQLGFSKSHILILAYLHTDGPKRPSAIAEKLKVTTGGVTVLTTKLIKAGLIEKTQNETDRRASQIHITEAGIEVLESSRQQVDNLFENLFGMLTEDEIKTLTAIFDKCTKL